In Vicia villosa cultivar HV-30 ecotype Madison, WI linkage group LG7, Vvil1.0, whole genome shotgun sequence, the DNA window TTGAATTACTTCATACTGTCATGACttgtttttctttcttatttgGTAAGAAAGTGTCTTCTGATATAAGACGAGATCCTGAAATTGATCAAGGTAaactaacttttctatgtttgcTTAATTTATATGAATAAACATTCATTTTTTCATGTCAAATGTAATTGCCTGTTTACggtgtttgattttgatttaatatTCTTGTTAACAGGACTTTCCGGTATTCGAATAAAAGTTTATACCTACAAAGAACTCAAAAATGCCTCTGACAATTTCAGTCCGGCTAATAAAATCGGAGAGGGTGGTTTTGGTTCTGTCTATAAGGTAACCAAACAATGCTCGAGTATTTCCTTCACCGCTGTATAGtttgttttgataattatttttCCCTAACATTATTTTGGTGGATGATTAGGGAGTACTAAAAGGTGGGAAGTTAGCTGCTATTAAAGTTCTTTCAACTGAATCAAAGCAAGGAGTGAAGGAATTCTTGACCGAGATTAATGTCATTTCAGAAATACAGCATGAAAATTTGGTTATACTATATGGTTGTTGCGTGGAAGGAGATCACCGAATATTAGTCTACAATTACCTCGAGAACAATAGCCTTGCACAAACCCTTCTAGGTAAATGCATTATGATTTTTTGGTGGAGTTTTCTGTGAGGGTTGAGAACAAGGACTTTTATTTCATCATAATTTCGTGGACTTGATATGCTGAATCTTTGAATAAACTATATTATATGCGCTTGCAGCTGGAGGTCACAGTAATATCTACTTCGATTGGCAAACGCGATGTAAGATATGTATTGGAGTTGCACGCGGACTTGCCTTTCTCCATGAAGAAGTAACGCCGCATATTGTTCACAGAGATATAAAAGCAAGCAATATTCTCCTTGACAAAGACCTTATACCTAAGATTTCGGATTTTGGTCTTGCAAAGCTTATTCCATCATATATGACTCATGTCAGCACACGCGTAGCAGGAACAATGTAAGTGTTTTAGGTTTACAGTCAGTACAAAATTTGGAAGCATTTGTTTTGTTTAAACACCAGGGCACCCTTCTCGAAAGTAAGGCCGGGGGTGCTTCCACTTATGTATTAAACTCAATTTCAAACTATACAAGAACAGCAAAGGTTTTTCACATTTTGCGAGTTAGCTACGTAGATAAAATGGTGTCAAGACGTCTTATCAGAAATCATATTTCGTGACACTGATTGACAAATCTCTATTTGATCAAACCTCGTTTCTGGGGTTTCTACATGTGTTACTCGCACATTCCCAAATGTGAACCTTGTTGAACATGTTGATTTTAttcaatatttataaattttacaaCTTCGTTTTGGTGGTAACCGGTGactttgaagaaaaaaatcatattttgttttgttttattacttTGTTTAATGTTGACATGAGATATTTGTTTGGTTGGTCCAGTGCTGTGCTTAAATTTGTAGTCTAATAAATGCAACCCACACTTGTTCTGGCTGGTATTCAATTCATGTATCGCCTTTAAGGCTATAACCGTGATTTCTTTAGGATGTTATTTTATATTACGTCCATTCATTCTTGATTCTTTTGTTCATCGCAGTGTTGCTTCTTATATGTGAATGAGGAAATCGTCTCCTTCACTATGTGTGTTGTTATCTCCCATTTCTCACCGATTATTTATATCTGGAACTCAATCTTGTGTTTTATTTCAGAGGCTATTTGGCACCAGAGTATGCGATAAGGGGGCAGTTGACTCGTAAAGCAGATATTTACAGTTTTGGCGTCCTACTTATAGAGATAGTCAGTGGGAGATCTAACACAAATGTCAGATTACCAGTTGCAGATCAATATATTCTAGAAACGGTATGTTTATCGTATTTTCTCTTTTATGTTCAAGTATATTTCAGTTTTTTTAAATAGACAGTTCTCTGTTGCATAATGGTATCAATAGACCAGCTCTTATTTAAGCTTCTGTTCTCTTACGACAGACATGGGAGCTTTACGAGCGAAACGAATTGGTACAGTTGGTAGACATATCACTAAACGGGGGTTTCGATCCTGTGGAGGCTTGTAAAATTCTGAAGATTGCCCTTCTTTGTACTCAGGACACTCCTAAGCTCCGGCCAACCATGTCTTCTGTTGTCAAAATGCTCACCGGAGAAATTGATATTAACGAAAGTAAAATAACAAAACCGGGGTTGATTTCAGATGTTATGGATCTTAAAGTTAGAGGAGCTAAGAAAAATAAAGATATAGAGAGTACATCTTCATACAATGCTTCCTCTGGCTCAGATAGCCAGggtactactactactactgtgTCATTGGCTGCTTCTTCAAGTACTGCAACAACTTCAACCTTCACTATAAAACATGATAAAAGCATGTAACATCACTACTAGCCTTCAGTTATTTTCTCATTGATataagattttttatttattgaggTTTGTTATCTCATGTAAATTTGTTATCAATTCCATAATTTTATGTGTAAAATTTATTTGGTAAGGTGCCACTAGGAAGTTTTGTAAAATGTACTATGTTGTagagaaatgctagcaacactctcttttgaacactctctcaaacacttcctatcttattggttgaaatatgTGTGGGTCCTACTACTTTATGTGGGACCTATTTTCAAAGTGAGAGGCCCATACATGtatcaaccaataaaaaagtgagtgcttaagagagtgttcaaaagagagtgttgttAGCACTCCTCCTATGTTGTAACCTTTTTCTATAAAGATTACAAATGAAATTGATGATGTTTTTTTATTCTCTAAAAAGTAAGAGAATAACTTGTTTTTCACCTTGAACTTATCATCTTtcgttatatttttaaaattatattttttattgaattttttaatagatATCCCCAGAGGACATGTTAACATTCTCCTAAATTAAATTATCATTTATTTTCAGCCAAACCACAAtcagattaaaaaaaaattagaagatgtcttctccattttaaaataaatatgtttaatacttttaaattattataaaccgTATTTCCGGAATATATATCTCGGATAATTAGATAACTCATAGCGTCTCGCATCCCGCATTATGTATATCAGGGACGTACTTTTTGGATTAATCAAACACCCCGATTTCTACCAAACCTCCCTTGAAGGATATGAAACACCCTCGTCAAATATAATCAATGTCCTTCATGATACCCACACGATAAGGAAACCGGGACAATGAATAAACATAAATACAAGATGATTTCATATCGGGTTCAGCACTATAAAGAAGGTAGTCTGGGAACGGTAGAGGCAAACAATTCTAAATACACAAAATCTTAGATATACTGTAACTTCCCCTGACCAGCTTCGAAAAAATCATCACATTGTTCTTCAGAAACAGTTGGCGCCCACTGTAGAACAAGGTAAAACTCTTTTCAACCGTACACAATTATGACTTAGATTAATGTAAAAAGAGACTTAAGTATTAAGCAAAAGGGGGATACTTAAGGAGGATTCATCACTTTGTACTAGACTAATACATTGttatttctctttaagtttttgCTTTAAgcttttgttatttataattttcagattttttttgttaagctttttttcatttttattttatagctttacttattttatttactttcttCTTGTAATATTCTTAAGCTTTCTTCTTATTGTTGTTGTCCAACCACCATGAGTTAGTAGTTCATTAGGAACTTGAGATTACGTGAGTCCATATTATGATCTCCCTATCCAAAAGAAAAAATGACCACCTCCACATCATTTCATGCGAGAGTATAGAGACAATCAAATTATAAATAGAGGATTCAAGTAAAAATCAAATCATGTCATTCTCAAAAATATTCATACATCTTAGATCTTTGTCTCTAGGCCACGACTGAACATCCACAAGTTtagtaaaatttaatttaaaatttactctAACACAATTTtctacaaagaaaaaaaataatgatatattatgaagcatgatgataatacaatatttgGGATAGATTAAAAAGTTTCATGAATTTCAATTTCATTGCAATAGCACGTGTCATAACTGAATCTGTTACTCGAATTTTGGCGCCAAACACAGATCAAAGAATAAAAATCCAAGTCTTCTTCActcttttcacttctttatttTATCGCTCTCTCAAATTcactctctttcttcttcttcttcttcttcttctctgctTTCACTTCAGAATGCCGATAGACGCAGAAGAACACGATTCCCTCTCTTCTCAGTAAGTTCT includes these proteins:
- the LOC131617028 gene encoding cold-responsive protein kinase 1-like, with translation MTCFSFLFGKKVSSDIRRDPEIDQGLSGIRIKVYTYKELKNASDNFSPANKIGEGGFGSVYKGVLKGGKLAAIKVLSTESKQGVKEFLTEINVISEIQHENLVILYGCCVEGDHRILVYNYLENNSLAQTLLAGGHSNIYFDWQTRCKICIGVARGLAFLHEEVTPHIVHRDIKASNILLDKDLIPKISDFGLAKLIPSYMTHVSTRVAGTIGYLAPEYAIRGQLTRKADIYSFGVLLIEIVSGRSNTNVRLPVADQYILETTWELYERNELVQLVDISLNGGFDPVEACKILKIALLCTQDTPKLRPTMSSVVKMLTGEIDINESKITKPGLISDVMDLKVRGAKKNKDIESTSSYNASSGSDSQGTTTTTVSLAASSSTATTSTFTIKHDKSM